A genomic region of Piliocolobus tephrosceles isolate RC106 unplaced genomic scaffold, ASM277652v3 unscaffolded_34047, whole genome shotgun sequence contains the following coding sequences:
- the LOC111527816 gene encoding LOW QUALITY PROTEIN: uncharacterized protein LOC111527816 (The sequence of the model RefSeq protein was modified relative to this genomic sequence to represent the inferred CDS: inserted 1 base in 1 codon) has product MGNSRTENHKVDLGWPLSEVRSPLLQVRPDPTTLRRTSVGLSGVHEPSVSGTKHRSVVYSSNVSTNRLDTTQIAMIRYTLTSTSAASRTSTPANACDETFLACLLSASDTTTVVVAVSAISRWSFISTSRRWLVAFALFRVLVLISPMHSPTWNGCCQLTKAALVTTRRRNWSPPRAPSPPRGLHTLNAGPAHSQRRHSTQGASSADKVVVPALIPXSVTLLPRGGMPASRALTWNCSSSSSSWSSRWSAYSLPLSACTDTWLDSARSPTRCSINSTFFCAYGSRADTVKPWQPRRLLSFTNTMYSGCPNAGASWFTVRSLPRTPWLWLTMKASPHSARLPPIDRFALFVQGAVEHQGIGSRRGLLKVEASLKRREASGCGSPVAWH; this is encoded by the exons ATGGGGAACAGTAGGACTGAAAACCATAAGGTTGACCTTGGGTGGCCACTCTCCGAAGTAAGATCTCCTTTGCTGCAAGTAAGACCAGATCCCACTACGCTGAGGCGCACCAGCGTGGGCTTGTCCGGCGTGCACGAGCCCTCGGTGAGCGGCACCAAGCACCGCAGTGTCGTGTACAGCAGCAACGTTAGCACCAACAGGCTGGACACCACTCAGATAGCAATGATCAGGTACACGTTGACATCCACCAGTGCTGCCTCCCGGACCTCGACGCCTGCCAACGCGTGTGATGAGACTTTCCTCGCCTGTCTGCTCTCCGCCAGCGACACCACCACGGTGGTGGTGGCAGTCAGCGCCATCTCGCGGTGGTCCTTCATCAGCACCAGCAGGCGGTGGCTCGTAGCTTTCGCCTTGTTCAGGGTACTCGTGCTGATCTCGCCCATGCACAGCCCCACGTGGAACGGGTGCTGCCAGCTGACAAAGGCAGCACTTGTGACAACCAGACGTCGTAACTGGAGTCCACCGCGCGCACCTTCGCCACCACGTGGCCTGCACACACTGAATGCGGGACCAGCTCACTCACAGCGCCGCCATTCCACCCAAGGCGCCAGCAGCGCCGACAAAGTTGTCGTTCCAGCACTAATAC GCAGCGTCACGCTGCTGCCCAGAGGCGGCATGCCAGCTTCGCGCGCTCTCACCTGGAACTGCAGCAGCTCCAGCTCCTCGTGGTCCAGTCGCTGGAGCGCGTACAGCTTGCCGCTCTCCGCGTGCACCGACACATGGCTAGACAGCGCGCGCTCACCCACCCGCTGTTCCATCAACAGCACGTTCTTCTGCGCGTACGGGTCCCGCGCGGACACTGTGAAGCCGTGGCAGCCCCGCAGGTTGTTATCTTTCACGAACACCATGTACTCGGGCTGCCCGAACGCCGGTGCGTCGTGGTTCACTGTTCGGTCACTTCCACGGACCCCATGGCTGTGGCTCACAATGAAAGCGAGTCCCCATTCCGCGCGATTACCACCAATTGATAGATTTGCTCTCTTTGTCCAGGGCGCTGTGGAGCACCAAGGAATAGGTTCTCGGCGGGGCCTATTGAAGGTGGAAGCCAGCTTGAAGAGACGTGAGGCGTCAGGGTGCGGGTCACCTGTTGCTTGGCACTGA